A portion of the Oncorhynchus nerka isolate Pitt River linkage group LG27, Oner_Uvic_2.0, whole genome shotgun sequence genome contains these proteins:
- the LOC115111012 gene encoding beta-crystallin B2-like, whose protein sequence is MATDHQNPASKQQQPGTSAFKLIIYEQENFQGRCHELTGPCNDLQEAGVEKVGSILVLCGPWVGYEQANCKGEQYVFEKGEYPRWDSWTNSRRSDNIFAFRPIKVDSQEHKIVLYENPSFAGKKIEIIDDDVPSFHSHGYQEKVTSVRVQSGTWVGYQYPGYRGYQYLFEKGEYKDCAEFGAQFPQIQSVRRIRDMQWHQRGAFHPVAGAN, encoded by the exons ATGGCCACAGACCACCAGAACCCTGCATCCAAGCAGCAGCAGCCAGGCACCAGTGCTTTCAAG TTGATCATCTATGAACAGGAGAACTTCCAGGGGCGTTGCCATGAGCTGACTGGTCCCTGTAACGACCTCCAGGAAGCAGGCGTGGAGAAAGTGGGCTCCATACTGGTGCTGTGTGGACC ATGGGTGGGTTACGAGCAGGCTAACTGTAAAGGGGAACAGTATGTGTTTGAGAAGGGGGAGTATCCTCGCTGGGATTCCTGGACCAACAGCAGACGTAGCGACAACATCTTTGCATTCCGCCCCATTAAAGTG GACAGCCAGGAGCACAAGATTGTCCTTTATGAAAACCCCAGTTTCGCGGGGAAGAAGATCGAGATCATAGATGATGATGTCCCCAGCTTCCACTCACATGGATACCAAGAGAAGGTCACCTCTGTCAGAGTTCAGAGTGGCAC TTGGGTGGGGTACCAGTATCCTGGCTACAGAGGCTATCAGTACCTGTTTGAGAAGGGGGAATACAAGGACTGTGCTGAGTTTGGTGCCCAGTTCCCTCAGATCCAGTCCGTCAGGCGCATCCGAGACATGCAGTGGCACCAGAGGGGAGCTTTTCACCCTGTCGCTGGCGCCAACTAA